The window ATGCAAAGTAAAGCTGGACACAAACAGTCTCTCCACAGCAGACAGGACTGACGTGAAAATTGTTCTCAGGAAGCCCGATGCTATAAGGTTTAAAGAGGAAATCCTAAGCCTCATGCAGGACAGTGCGGAAGAACAGCCCAGGGTTATGGCAGATACAGAAGCCGCTTATACAGTGAGGGCAGGATTAGGGGACATGATGGTACATGGATTTTTTTCCATTAACCTTGTTTCAGTCCTGATTTTATTAGGATGTGTGGCAGGGGCAGCAGAAGTTCTGTCGGGCGCGCTGGGGCAGGGACTGGCAGGGCTAAGCCTTATGAGCATAGCTGCAAGTATGCTTGTGGGGGCTGTGTTCTTCTTCTCAGCATTGTGGGATATTATGAGGGGATTTTTTAGGTACCATAACTTTAAGGCGGGAAGGGACAGGGACAGACTGTATATAAGCTATGGCCTTACAAAAAAGGTGAATTATATGATTCCTGTGGATAAAATTAATGCTGTCAAATTGAACCAGTCCTTGCTGGCCCGGCTGGCAGGGCGGTACATGGCTGAAATCATAAATGTAGGCATGGGAGATGATGAGAGTGAGAAACAGTCGTTTCTTGTCCTGTATTGCCGGAAATCGAAGATGGAGGCATATATCAGAGAGCTGCTCCCGGAATTTTCCGGACTTTTAGATACTCCTGTGAAACGGCAGCCATCCAGTGTCTGGCTTGTCTGGATTCTCCCAGTATTGGCATATCTGGCCTGTGCAGCCGGGGCATTGGGAGCCTCCCTCCTACTGCTCCCCGATACATGGAAAGTACCTGCAGTGCTTACGGCGGCAGGCGTTACCCTGCTTGTGTTTGTTTTTATGGTCTGCCGGTTTTTTACGGCAGGCAGCAAAATAGAAAAGAATTTTTTGAAACTGGCCAATGGCTATATGGGACGCCGGTTTGTATGTATCCCTTATGCAAAGATCCAGTATGTTCAGTTGGAACAGAATTTTCTTGGGGTATGTGCGGGCATACAGAAGGGGACTGTAAAGATGCTGGCGGCAGCGGCAAATGTCTCCCAGGGGATCCCTTATTTTTCTTCAGAGGGGGCAGAACTACTGAAGGAGAAGATTGTAGCTGCAGGGAGGCATGAAGTGAGCTCTGGAGCAGATGAAGATAAGCAATAGCACACTTTATCGATTATAGTAGAATAATAAGTTTAATATTTGAGGGACACGTAAATCGTGTTCCTCAAACTTTACATTCAGATAAATAT of the Luxibacter massiliensis genome contains:
- a CDS encoding PH domain-containing protein, producing the protein MEKHKRFRNHISIILERMGGVFIFVGLAVISGLMQSGEDLLEGLSLLSGSGAALPVLLAVLGILFLILLWQYVVWAKTYISIQGNTIVIERETMNRKKNTIGIRNISNVNTEQNLFEMLIGTCKVKLDTNSLSTADRTDVKIVLRKPDAIRFKEEILSLMQDSAEEQPRVMADTEAAYTVRAGLGDMMVHGFFSINLVSVLILLGCVAGAAEVLSGALGQGLAGLSLMSIAASMLVGAVFFFSALWDIMRGFFRYHNFKAGRDRDRLYISYGLTKKVNYMIPVDKINAVKLNQSLLARLAGRYMAEIINVGMGDDESEKQSFLVLYCRKSKMEAYIRELLPEFSGLLDTPVKRQPSSVWLVWILPVLAYLACAAGALGASLLLLPDTWKVPAVLTAAGVTLLVFVFMVCRFFTAGSKIEKNFLKLANGYMGRRFVCIPYAKIQYVQLEQNFLGVCAGIQKGTVKMLAAAANVSQGIPYFSSEGAELLKEKIVAAGRHEVSSGADEDKQ